A genomic region of Conger conger chromosome 6, fConCon1.1, whole genome shotgun sequence contains the following coding sequences:
- the LOC133130835 gene encoding neuropeptide Y receptor type 1-like: MDWDSFSKMADIFPLAPLNCSPLANCSRRNLSLPNFGEECQSHLPMFFVMAVAYSAVALLGVIGNLALVLIIARQKEMHNVTNILIANLSVSDLLVSVVCLPFTLVYTFMDHWVFGEAMCKLNSMVQCFSVSVSIFSLVLIAVERHQLIVNPRGWRPNNLHAYVSIAVIWLLAGCTALPFMFFSLVTDDPLKLLPHFQEQYSGKVVCLENWPSRTFRLAYTTCMLLIQYVGPLCFIFICYFKIYTRLKKRSNMMDKMRESKYRSSETKRINVMLFSIVVAFAVCWLPLNIFNAIIDWNHEAAMNCNHNPLFSLCHLTAMASVCVNPLFYGFLNRNFQRDLHVVFRMCKLSTRRPEEYDTVAMSTVHTDISKTSLRPPGSPDL; encoded by the exons ATGGACTGGGattccttttccaaaatggctgacatctTTCCCCTCGCACCTTTGAATTGCTCCCCATTGGCCAACTGCTCTCGCAGGAACCTGTCCTTGCCAAACTTCGGGGAAGAATGCCAAAGCCACCTTCCCATGTTCTTTGTGATGGCCGTGGCCTACAGTGCTGTGGCCCTCCTCGGCGTGATCGGGAACCTGGCCCTGGTCCTCATCATCGCCCGGCAGAAGGAGATGCACAACGTCACCAACATCCTCATCGCCAACCTGTCCGTCTCCGACCTGCTGGTCTCGGTGGTCTGCCTGCCGTTCACCCTGGTCTACACCTTCATGGACCACTGGGTCTTCGGCGAGGCCATGTGCAAGCTCAACAGCATGGTGCAGTGCTTCTCCGTGTCTGTCTCCATCTTCTCCCTGGTGCTCATCGCGGTGGAGAGGCACCAGCTCATCGTGAACCCGCGCGGCTGGAGGCCCAACAACCTCCACGCCTACGTCAGCATCGCGGTGATCTGGTTGCTGGCCGGATGCACGGCCCTGCCCTTCATGTTCTTCTCCCTGGTGACGGACGACCCGCTCAAGTTGCTGCCGCACTTCCAGGAGCAGTACAGCGGGAAGGTGGTGTGCCTGGAGAACTGGCCCTCCCGCACCTTCAGGCTGGCCTACACCACCTGCATGCTGCTCATCCAGTACGTGGGGCCGCTGTGCTTCATCTTCATCTGCTACTTCAAG ATATACACTCGACTGAAAAAGAGGAGCAACATGATGGACAAGATGCGGGAGAGCAAGTACCGGTCGAGCGAGACCAAGAGGATCAACGTCATGCTCTTCTCCATCGTGGTGGCCTTCGCCGTCTGCTGGCTCCCGCTCAACATCTTCAACGCCATCATCGACTGGAACCACGAGGCGGCCATGAACTGCAACCACAACCCCCTCTTCTCGCTGTGCCACCTGACCGCCATGGCGTCGGTGTGCGTCAACCCGCTCTTCTACGGCTTCCTGAACCGCAACTTCCAGCGGGACCTGCACGTGGTGTTTCGCATGTGCAAGCTGAGCACACGCCGCCCGGAGGAGTACGACACCGTCGCCATGTCCACCGTGCACACCGACATCTCCAAGACCTCCCTGAGGCCCCCCGGCAGccccgacctctga